A region of Kribbella sp. NBC_01245 DNA encodes the following proteins:
- a CDS encoding elongation factor G-like protein EF-G2, which translates to MAERTITSQGNGATVPAVERPEAIRNVVLVGPSGAGKTTLVEALLVAAGVLSRPGTVTDGSTVCDHDDAEIRQQRSVGLALAPLIQDGIKVNLIDTPGYADFVGELRAGLRAADCALFVIAANEGVDEPTKTLWQECARVGMPRAVVVTKLDHARANYESALMAAQAAFGDKVLPLYLPVRGKDGATTGLIGLLSQIHYDHSDGKRSESSPDESYADELELQRGTLIEGVIEESEDESLMERYIGGEQIDQTVLVDDLERAVARGSFFPVIPVCSSTGVGTSELLEIMTSAFPSPPEHALPEVFNPDGVPQKKLACDPGGPLLAEVVKTTSDPYVGRVSLVRVFSGTIRPDATVHVSGHFMSFFGDRFSHDDHDEDERIGNLSIPLGKLQRPSSAVIAGDLCAVGRLTRAETGDTLSDKARPLLLRPWTMPEPLLPIAVQAHAKTDEDKLSQGLQRLAAEDPTLRIEHNNETHQIVLWCMGEAHSDVVLDALANRYGVTVDTVELRVPLRETFGGKARGHGRHVKQSGGHGQYAVCDVEVEPLPQGTDFEFVDKVVGGAVPRQFIPSVEKGVRAQMERGVGSGYPLVNIRVTLLDGKSHSVDSSDMAFQTAGGLALRDAANASKINLLEPVDLVSVLVPDDLVGAVMSDLSGRRGRLLGTERVGEDRTLVKAEVPQLEITRYAIDLRSLSHGAASFTRTFERYDPMPDSQAAKLSTA; encoded by the coding sequence ATGGCAGAGCGGACGATCACTTCCCAGGGCAACGGTGCGACAGTTCCCGCGGTGGAACGGCCCGAGGCCATTCGCAACGTGGTGCTCGTCGGTCCTTCGGGGGCCGGCAAGACCACCCTGGTCGAGGCGCTGCTGGTCGCGGCCGGCGTGCTGTCCAGACCTGGGACCGTCACCGATGGGTCGACGGTCTGCGATCACGATGATGCGGAGATCCGGCAACAGCGTTCGGTCGGGCTGGCGCTCGCGCCGCTGATCCAGGACGGCATCAAGGTCAACCTGATCGACACCCCGGGCTATGCCGATTTCGTGGGCGAGCTGCGGGCCGGGCTGCGTGCCGCCGACTGCGCCCTGTTCGTGATCGCCGCGAACGAGGGTGTCGACGAGCCGACCAAGACCCTTTGGCAGGAGTGCGCGAGAGTCGGCATGCCGCGGGCCGTCGTGGTCACCAAGCTCGACCACGCCCGGGCCAACTACGAGTCGGCCCTCATGGCGGCTCAAGCGGCCTTCGGCGACAAAGTCCTGCCGCTCTATCTGCCAGTCCGCGGCAAAGACGGCGCCACCACCGGCCTGATCGGATTGCTCTCGCAGATCCACTACGACCACTCGGACGGCAAGCGCAGCGAGTCCAGCCCGGATGAGTCGTACGCCGATGAGCTCGAACTGCAGCGCGGCACCCTGATCGAGGGCGTGATCGAAGAGTCCGAGGACGAGTCGCTGATGGAGCGGTACATCGGCGGCGAACAGATCGACCAGACCGTTCTCGTCGACGACCTCGAGCGTGCCGTTGCCCGCGGCTCCTTCTTCCCCGTCATCCCGGTCTGCAGCTCGACCGGCGTCGGCACCTCCGAACTGCTCGAGATCATGACCAGCGCCTTCCCCTCGCCACCCGAGCACGCGCTGCCGGAGGTGTTCAACCCGGACGGCGTACCGCAGAAGAAGCTGGCCTGCGATCCGGGCGGCCCACTGCTCGCAGAGGTGGTGAAGACGACGTCGGACCCGTACGTCGGCAGGGTTAGCCTGGTGCGGGTTTTCTCCGGCACCATCAGGCCCGACGCGACGGTTCACGTGTCGGGCCATTTCATGTCCTTCTTCGGGGATCGCTTCAGTCACGACGACCACGACGAGGACGAGCGGATCGGCAACCTGTCGATCCCGCTCGGCAAACTGCAACGGCCTTCGTCGGCGGTGATCGCGGGAGACCTCTGCGCCGTCGGCCGGCTGACGCGTGCGGAGACCGGCGACACGCTGTCCGACAAGGCGCGCCCACTGCTGCTCAGGCCGTGGACCATGCCCGAGCCGCTGCTGCCGATCGCCGTACAGGCTCATGCGAAGACCGACGAGGACAAGCTGTCCCAAGGTCTGCAGCGCCTCGCGGCCGAGGACCCGACGCTGCGGATCGAGCACAACAACGAGACGCACCAGATCGTGCTCTGGTGCATGGGTGAGGCCCACTCGGACGTCGTGCTCGACGCGCTCGCCAACCGGTACGGCGTGACCGTCGATACCGTGGAACTCCGGGTGCCGTTGCGCGAGACCTTCGGCGGCAAGGCGCGCGGCCACGGCCGGCACGTCAAGCAATCCGGCGGCCACGGGCAGTACGCCGTTTGCGATGTCGAGGTCGAACCACTCCCCCAGGGCACGGATTTCGAGTTCGTCGACAAGGTCGTCGGCGGCGCCGTACCGCGGCAGTTCATCCCGAGCGTCGAGAAGGGCGTCCGCGCCCAGATGGAACGTGGTGTCGGCTCGGGCTATCCGCTCGTCAACATCCGCGTGACGCTGCTCGACGGCAAATCGCACAGCGTCGACTCGTCGGATATGGCCTTCCAGACCGCGGGTGGGCTCGCGCTGCGCGACGCGGCGAACGCCAGCAAGATCAACCTGCTCGAACCGGTCGACCTCGTCTCGGTGCTCGTACCGGACGACCTGGTCGGCGCCGTGATGAGCGATCTGTCCGGCCGCCGCGGCCGCCTGCTCGGCACCGAACGCGTCGGCGAGGATCGGACTCTGGTCAAGGCCGAAGTCCCGCAGTTGGAGATCACGCGTTACGCGATCGACCTGCGCTCGCTCTCGCACGGCGCGGCGTCGTTCACCCGCACCTTCGAGCGGTACGACCCCATGCCCGACTCGCAGGCGGCCAAGCTCAGCACCGCGTGA
- a CDS encoding tyrosine-type recombinase/integrase — MPTTAAPFPDPSTPENRAATGQPESGALVLLESLPRKASGDFGTAAGEGIGERTGEGMGEGGWPGVADPEVLREQIAEWLLAYANAGTRRTYAYALGLPVAWVDALAGVPTGASGASGGTSAEAEGAAASAEGKRASVPREVGALHGLAWFRWCAGMGLDPRAATGTEVKAWLHALDAAGAEKRTRQRMLSTLSAFYGHLTETGVVPANPAALNRARLGLSRSSREASPTIRLTAAQLRALLDAAAQLPNRTRHRDLFAFRAVAVVALLTLGLRVSELVGLNRDDLVVSGGEPMLRVLGKGGVRREVYLTDLADAALRDYLAERDRLSEAATPALRGRPNAARTPMVATRDGGRCSRFDINALLKRIATQAGPALEDVAHLVHPHALRHAYVTIALEQDARIQHVQADVGHASIATTQYYDRGRRTRDTTAADLVAAAITAAATTDTNTTAPNTTVTPSDTPVDWALVRNVSPAANG; from the coding sequence GTGCCCACAACCGCCGCACCTTTTCCGGACCCATCCACGCCTGAAAACCGCGCCGCAACAGGCCAGCCCGAGTCCGGAGCGCTCGTCCTGCTGGAGTCGCTTCCGCGGAAGGCAAGCGGCGACTTCGGCACGGCCGCCGGCGAGGGGATTGGGGAGCGGACTGGCGAGGGGATGGGGGAGGGCGGCTGGCCGGGCGTGGCTGACCCGGAGGTCCTGCGGGAGCAGATTGCGGAGTGGCTGCTGGCCTACGCGAATGCCGGCACCAGGCGGACCTACGCGTACGCCCTAGGGCTTCCGGTCGCCTGGGTAGACGCGCTGGCCGGCGTGCCGACTGGGGCGTCCGGGGCGAGCGGCGGTACGTCGGCAGAGGCAGAGGGCGCAGCCGCATCGGCCGAGGGGAAGAGGGCCTCTGTGCCGAGGGAGGTGGGGGCGTTGCATGGGTTGGCGTGGTTTCGGTGGTGTGCGGGGATGGGGCTTGATCCGCGAGCGGCTACGGGTACTGAGGTGAAGGCGTGGTTGCATGCGCTTGACGCGGCTGGGGCGGAGAAGCGTACGCGGCAGCGGATGCTGTCGACGCTCTCGGCGTTTTACGGACACCTCACGGAGACTGGCGTCGTACCGGCCAATCCCGCGGCGTTGAACCGCGCGAGGCTCGGCCTCAGCCGGAGTTCTCGTGAGGCGTCGCCGACGATCCGGCTCACGGCCGCACAGCTTCGCGCCTTGCTCGACGCCGCGGCCCAACTCCCGAACCGCACCCGCCATCGCGACCTCTTCGCCTTCCGAGCAGTCGCCGTCGTCGCCCTCCTGACGCTAGGCCTTCGCGTATCCGAGCTAGTCGGGCTCAATCGCGACGACCTCGTCGTATCGGGTGGCGAGCCAATGCTGCGGGTGCTCGGCAAGGGCGGCGTACGGCGGGAGGTCTACCTCACCGACCTCGCGGACGCGGCGCTGCGCGATTACCTGGCTGAGCGCGACCGCCTTAGCGAGGCGGCCACTCCCGCGTTGCGAGGCAGACCGAATGCCGCGCGTACGCCGATGGTCGCCACGCGGGACGGCGGACGGTGTTCCAGATTCGACATCAACGCTTTGCTGAAACGGATCGCCACCCAGGCCGGCCCGGCCCTTGAGGATGTCGCGCATCTGGTGCATCCGCACGCGCTACGGCACGCCTACGTGACGATCGCGCTGGAGCAGGATGCCCGGATCCAGCACGTCCAGGCCGATGTCGGTCACGCGAGCATCGCCACCACGCAGTACTACGACCGCGGCCGCCGTACCCGCGACACCACCGCCGCAGACCTCGTCGCCGCCGCCATCACCGCCGCCGCCACAACCGACACCAACACAACCGCGCCCAACACGACCGTCACACCGAGCGACACGCCAGTGGATTGGGCGTTGGTAAGGAACGTGTCACCAGCGGCAAACGGGTGA
- a CDS encoding DUF2207 domain-containing protein, translated as MRRGLTALLLAVFGVLLLTFTATPASAAPVDDVIDSFQIGYQVTPDGVLQVKETIVYRFGQSSGRHGMYRDLVIREKWADDDSKDQRYDVSNVRVSSPSGHSDEFTEEVFKTNGHRNQSLRLKIGSADRTIIDATATYVIQYDVRGALRHFDDHSELYWDATGADWKATIKTVTVSAQVPEGVTRVECFTGPPRSTQQCQQKSVQAGKGTFIQTNIEPGDQLTVVAGIKAGVVSNDTPIVVDPPGPLERVGLSLWALLASLVTTAIAVTAGVMYHKRGFRDERFAGMPPGAFPPAGAVAPAVVKDDLDEDQIPVAFAPPPIAVGEAGLLIDSVANTTETAATLIDMAVRGGVRIENHGTEQRAVLLDPAVATRHHEQVLLQSLFPGLQPGTALTLERRPTGDNSMRQAHDVMIAALRGQITQYNWYIKQPRGAAMSGASAVRCGCLAIVIFFAAIFGLGGAVAAASAGGAGPATAVALPLLGGIVALVLYFSKKGKGKKNATGRAIADQLVGFRTYLATAEADQLRFEEGEDIFSKYLPWAIAFGIADRWQAICAQLVAAGRIPPDPYWYYGPSYYTSGYSAHDLERTVASTFDLPPPPANSGGGGGSSSGFSGGSSGGGGGGGGGGSW; from the coding sequence ATGCGTAGAGGTCTGACCGCACTGCTGCTCGCCGTCTTCGGCGTACTCCTCCTCACCTTCACCGCGACACCGGCCTCGGCCGCGCCGGTGGACGACGTCATCGATTCGTTCCAGATCGGCTACCAGGTGACGCCCGACGGTGTGCTCCAGGTGAAGGAGACGATCGTCTACCGGTTCGGGCAGAGCTCGGGCCGGCACGGCATGTACCGCGACCTGGTCATCCGGGAGAAGTGGGCCGACGACGACTCCAAGGACCAGCGGTACGACGTCTCGAACGTGCGGGTCTCGAGCCCGTCCGGCCACAGCGACGAGTTCACCGAAGAGGTCTTCAAGACCAACGGCCATCGCAACCAGTCCCTGCGCCTCAAGATCGGTTCGGCCGACCGGACCATCATCGACGCCACCGCGACGTACGTCATCCAGTACGACGTCCGCGGCGCCCTGCGGCACTTCGACGACCACAGCGAGCTTTACTGGGACGCGACGGGCGCCGACTGGAAGGCCACGATCAAGACCGTCACGGTCTCGGCGCAAGTACCCGAAGGCGTCACCCGCGTCGAGTGCTTCACCGGCCCACCCCGTTCGACGCAGCAGTGCCAGCAGAAGTCGGTCCAGGCCGGCAAGGGCACGTTCATCCAGACGAACATCGAGCCGGGCGACCAACTGACAGTCGTCGCCGGTATCAAGGCGGGCGTGGTCAGCAACGACACCCCGATCGTGGTCGACCCGCCCGGCCCGCTCGAGCGCGTCGGCCTGTCCCTTTGGGCGCTGCTCGCCTCGCTCGTCACGACCGCGATCGCCGTGACGGCAGGCGTGATGTACCACAAGCGCGGTTTCCGGGATGAGCGATTCGCCGGCATGCCACCAGGCGCCTTCCCGCCCGCCGGCGCAGTAGCGCCGGCCGTGGTGAAGGACGACCTGGACGAGGACCAGATCCCGGTCGCGTTCGCGCCGCCGCCGATCGCGGTCGGCGAGGCGGGTCTGCTCATCGACTCGGTCGCGAATACGACGGAAACCGCCGCGACGCTGATCGACATGGCCGTGCGAGGCGGCGTACGGATCGAGAACCACGGCACCGAGCAACGTGCCGTACTGCTCGATCCGGCGGTCGCCACTCGCCATCACGAGCAAGTCCTGTTGCAGTCGCTCTTCCCGGGCCTGCAGCCGGGCACCGCCCTCACGCTCGAACGGCGCCCCACCGGCGACAACTCGATGCGTCAAGCGCACGACGTGATGATCGCGGCCTTGCGTGGACAAATCACCCAGTACAACTGGTACATCAAGCAGCCTCGCGGTGCGGCGATGAGTGGCGCCAGCGCGGTGCGATGCGGCTGCCTGGCCATCGTCATCTTCTTCGCCGCCATCTTCGGCCTCGGTGGCGCGGTGGCTGCGGCGTCCGCTGGTGGAGCCGGCCCGGCGACGGCGGTGGCGTTGCCGCTACTCGGCGGCATCGTGGCGCTGGTGCTCTACTTCAGCAAGAAGGGCAAGGGCAAGAAAAACGCCACCGGCCGGGCGATCGCGGATCAACTCGTCGGCTTCCGGACCTATCTGGCCACCGCCGAGGCGGACCAGTTGCGGTTCGAGGAAGGCGAGGACATCTTCAGCAAGTACTTGCCTTGGGCAATCGCTTTCGGGATCGCGGACCGCTGGCAGGCGATCTGTGCGCAGTTGGTCGCGGCGGGGCGCATCCCGCCCGACCCGTACTGGTACTACGGCCCCTCGTACTACACCTCCGGCTACTCCGCGCACGACCTGGAGCGGACCGTCGCCTCGACGTTCGACCTGCCACCACCCCCGGCCAACAGTGGCGGGGGCGGCGGCAGTTCGTCGGGCTTCAGTGGAGGCTCCTCCGGTGGCGGCGGGGGTGGCGGCGGCGGGGGATCCTGGTAA
- a CDS encoding ferritin — protein MGTYVKLLQEQIRNEFLASQQYIAVAVWFDDQDLPQLASHFYKQALEERNHAMMMVQYLLDKDVRPTIPGISDVTNEFDNALAPLELALQQEITVTKQVETLARTARDEGDYVGEQFMQWFLKEQVEEVAAMNTLVNVAKRAGDNLFALEDFLARETVGDLGSDPTAPRAAGGSV, from the coding sequence ATGGGCACCTATGTGAAGCTTCTTCAGGAACAGATCCGTAACGAATTCCTGGCCTCGCAGCAGTACATCGCTGTCGCGGTATGGTTCGACGACCAGGATCTGCCGCAGCTGGCCTCGCACTTCTACAAGCAGGCCCTCGAAGAGCGCAACCACGCGATGATGATGGTCCAATACCTGCTGGACAAGGATGTGCGGCCGACGATCCCGGGTATTAGTGACGTCACCAACGAGTTCGACAACGCGCTCGCGCCGCTGGAGCTCGCGCTGCAGCAGGAGATCACCGTCACCAAGCAGGTCGAGACGCTGGCGCGCACCGCGCGTGACGAGGGTGACTACGTCGGTGAGCAGTTCATGCAGTGGTTCCTCAAGGAGCAGGTCGAGGAGGTCGCCGCGATGAACACGCTGGTCAACGTTGCGAAGCGCGCCGGTGACAACCTATTCGCTCTCGAGGACTTCCTGGCCCGCGAGACCGTCGGCGATCTGGGTTCCGATCCGACCGCGCCGCGTGCGGCCGGTGGGTCGGTCTAA
- a CDS encoding DUF2264 domain-containing protein: MSRLILPGPDRVLSTWTGWSRAHWEALADHLLDSLIPYFSPGGARVDLPGRPSRSGVVSDGLEGFARSFMLAAFRIAGVGGVGCEDLIERYSRGLVAGADRDSDEAWPRLTPLAQPLVEAAAIAVALHESREWIWNRLSTTDQEKVADWLGGFVGSRTHDNNWRLFQVVSEQFLASVGAPHSQQEIEAGLDRIEDWYVGNGWYSDGSGQNFDNYIGWAMHLYPGLWARMAAATPGAAYDDRLQVYRDRLRLFLEDAVHLVGSDGAPIHQGRSLTYRMAAAAPYWMGALLDATPLSPGTTRRLCSSIARHFVERGVPDERGVLTLGWYDTFLPTTQSYSGPGSPYWASKGFVGLLLPPEHPVWTEREEVLPLDEADQVRSMPAPGWIVHATRHDQLVRLLNHGADHAPVAEPEGVEPPGDPHYDRLAYSNHTGPELSGQAQLDRVDNNLALVDGAGRTSYRGRIRRIAVGERSASSWHKAWLGSEGPWRIETASVVYGGWEIRCALVDGPAGATVRSGGYPVAGQSLPTATTGKSPAWASAEAGGLYSTVVGLHGYDDAAVHRDLGASAFGPHSATPYLTVTHPGEPVVLVSAVLLNRDTVKPESISTGLTIVVEGNQVRLTLPDGAVEIVELGQGFGAA, translated from the coding sequence ATGAGCCGCCTTATCCTGCCTGGCCCGGATCGAGTGCTCTCAACCTGGACTGGCTGGTCCCGGGCGCATTGGGAGGCACTGGCCGACCACCTGCTCGATTCGCTCATCCCGTACTTCTCCCCCGGCGGAGCCCGCGTAGACCTTCCTGGCCGGCCTAGCCGGTCTGGTGTTGTCAGTGATGGCCTAGAGGGGTTCGCCCGGTCGTTCATGCTGGCGGCGTTCCGGATCGCCGGAGTCGGTGGTGTCGGCTGTGAGGACTTGATCGAGCGGTACAGCCGTGGACTGGTTGCAGGCGCTGATCGCGACAGTGACGAGGCCTGGCCGCGTCTCACTCCCCTGGCCCAGCCGTTGGTTGAGGCCGCCGCTATCGCCGTAGCGCTGCACGAGTCGCGCGAGTGGATCTGGAACCGCCTGAGCACTACCGACCAGGAGAAGGTCGCGGACTGGCTCGGCGGCTTTGTCGGATCACGTACGCACGACAACAACTGGCGGTTGTTCCAGGTCGTCTCCGAGCAGTTCCTGGCCTCCGTAGGCGCGCCACACTCGCAGCAGGAGATTGAGGCGGGCCTAGACCGTATTGAGGACTGGTACGTCGGCAACGGCTGGTACTCCGACGGATCCGGCCAGAACTTCGACAACTACATCGGCTGGGCCATGCACCTCTACCCGGGCCTCTGGGCGCGGATGGCGGCTGCAACGCCTGGAGCGGCGTACGACGACCGGTTGCAGGTCTACCGCGACAGGCTCCGGCTGTTCCTGGAAGACGCAGTGCACCTTGTAGGCAGTGATGGCGCGCCTATCCACCAGGGGCGCTCGCTGACGTACCGGATGGCTGCGGCGGCGCCGTACTGGATGGGGGCACTGCTGGACGCGACGCCGCTCTCACCCGGTACGACGCGTCGGTTGTGCTCGTCGATCGCCAGGCATTTCGTGGAGCGCGGGGTGCCGGATGAGCGCGGCGTACTGACGCTTGGCTGGTACGACACCTTCCTGCCGACCACCCAGTCGTACTCCGGCCCGGGATCGCCGTACTGGGCTAGTAAGGGGTTCGTCGGTCTGCTGCTGCCGCCGGAGCACCCTGTCTGGACCGAGCGCGAGGAGGTGCTTCCGCTCGACGAGGCCGACCAGGTCCGCTCGATGCCGGCACCTGGCTGGATTGTGCACGCCACGCGGCATGACCAGCTCGTACGACTCCTCAACCACGGCGCGGACCATGCCCCGGTGGCGGAGCCGGAGGGCGTTGAGCCGCCGGGAGACCCGCACTACGACCGGCTGGCGTATTCGAACCACACCGGGCCCGAGTTGTCCGGACAGGCACAACTCGACCGTGTCGACAACAACCTGGCCCTGGTCGACGGCGCTGGCCGTACCAGCTATCGCGGCCGCATCCGCCGGATCGCCGTCGGGGAGCGCAGCGCCTCTTCCTGGCACAAGGCGTGGCTCGGTTCCGAAGGCCCATGGCGGATCGAGACGGCGTCGGTCGTGTACGGCGGCTGGGAGATCCGGTGTGCGCTGGTCGACGGCCCGGCTGGCGCGACCGTGCGCAGCGGCGGCTATCCCGTCGCCGGGCAATCCTTGCCGACGGCAACCACTGGCAAGAGTCCGGCGTGGGCGTCGGCCGAGGCGGGTGGCTTGTACTCGACGGTGGTCGGGTTGCACGGGTACGACGATGCCGCCGTACATCGTGATCTCGGCGCGAGCGCGTTCGGCCCGCACTCGGCCACGCCGTACCTGACCGTGACTCATCCGGGTGAGCCGGTCGTGCTGGTCAGTGCCGTGTTGCTGAACCGCGACACGGTCAAGCCGGAGTCGATCTCGACCGGTCTCACGATTGTTGTCGAGGGCAACCAGGTGCGCCTGACGCTACCCGATGGCGCGGTCGAGATCGTCGAACTCGGACAGGGTTTCGGGGCCGCTTAG
- a CDS encoding hydroxyacid dehydrogenase, with translation MTASPPLVLLAMSDSTLAQVITPDLRARLDAVGKVLDVRPAASFLDEPDVAAVLGDVEVLVTGWGCPPITRDVLDAAPKLRAILHAAGSVKHIVDPSAFERGIQVSSAVAANAVPVAEYAVAAIIMGGKRAFRLAAEYRTNRKKPDSHGYAPIGNHRSTVGLLGASRIGRLVAERLKAFDFDVLISDPYLSADDAAAMGARLCDNDTLFASSDIVSIHAPLLPETTGLVDARLLGLMPDRSVLINTARGKVIDAAALEAECRSGRIDAILDVTDPEPLPADSPLLDLPNVFVTPHLAGALGNEVNRLGDVAVSELERLVAGEPLQHAIAAHELERIA, from the coding sequence GTGACTGCTTCCCCGCCCTTGGTCCTGCTCGCGATGAGTGACTCCACCCTCGCGCAGGTGATCACGCCCGATCTGCGCGCCCGGCTGGACGCAGTGGGCAAGGTGCTCGACGTCCGGCCGGCCGCCTCGTTCCTCGATGAGCCGGACGTGGCGGCGGTGCTCGGTGACGTGGAAGTGCTGGTCACCGGCTGGGGCTGTCCCCCGATCACCCGTGACGTGCTAGACGCGGCGCCCAAGCTGCGGGCCATCCTGCACGCGGCCGGCAGCGTCAAGCACATCGTCGACCCGTCGGCCTTCGAGCGCGGTATCCAGGTCAGCTCCGCGGTGGCGGCGAACGCCGTACCGGTCGCGGAGTACGCCGTGGCCGCCATCATCATGGGCGGCAAGCGCGCGTTCCGGCTTGCCGCGGAGTACCGGACCAACCGGAAGAAGCCGGACAGCCACGGGTACGCCCCGATCGGGAACCACCGCAGTACGGTCGGCCTGCTCGGCGCCTCGCGCATCGGCCGGCTGGTCGCGGAGCGGCTGAAGGCGTTCGACTTCGACGTACTGATCAGCGATCCGTATCTGAGCGCCGACGACGCTGCCGCCATGGGCGCGCGGTTGTGTGACAACGACACGTTGTTCGCGAGCAGCGACATCGTCAGCATCCACGCGCCACTGCTGCCCGAGACGACCGGGCTGGTCGATGCCCGGCTGCTCGGCCTGATGCCGGACCGCTCGGTGCTGATCAACACGGCTCGCGGCAAGGTCATCGACGCTGCCGCGCTCGAGGCCGAGTGCCGTTCGGGCCGGATCGACGCCATTCTCGACGTCACCGACCCCGAGCCCCTGCCGGCCGACTCCCCGTTGCTGGATCTGCCGAACGTCTTCGTCACCCCGCACCTGGCCGGTGCCCTCGGCAACGAGGTGAACCGCCTCGGCGACGTGGCCGTGAGCGAGTTGGAGCGCCTGGTCGCCGGTGAGCCGCTACAGCACGCTATTGCCGCCCATGAACTCGAGAGGATCGCATGA
- a CDS encoding proteasome assembly chaperone family protein — protein MLRPDDLYEIVDESVATGPAAPPRVLVHALDGFMDAGQAGRVTADHLLDVLESRVVARFDVDLMHDYRARRPEVTFAEDRFIDYDPPELLLHLLVDDAGVEFLLLEGAEPDMHWERFAAAVRNLIERFNVTLTIGVHGIPMGVPHTRPLGLTAHATRPELVTRSNIWDGEMRLPASVASMLQVRLGEAGRDAMGFAVHVPHYLAENRFPGAALALVHAVSAATGLLLPSKALLDEAAVTGRMVDEQVQASEDATAVVSALETQYDAAAGSISRGSLLAAESIPSGDELGAELEQFLADLNRDDEV, from the coding sequence ATGCTGCGACCGGACGACCTCTACGAGATCGTCGACGAGTCCGTCGCGACCGGACCGGCCGCACCGCCGCGAGTCCTGGTCCACGCGCTCGACGGCTTCATGGACGCGGGCCAGGCCGGCCGTGTCACCGCCGACCACCTCCTCGACGTACTCGAGAGCCGTGTGGTGGCCCGATTCGACGTTGATCTGATGCACGACTACCGCGCCCGGCGGCCTGAGGTGACGTTCGCCGAGGACCGGTTCATCGACTACGACCCGCCGGAGCTCCTGCTCCACCTGCTGGTGGACGACGCCGGGGTCGAGTTCCTGCTGCTCGAGGGCGCGGAGCCCGATATGCACTGGGAGCGCTTCGCCGCCGCCGTGCGGAACCTGATCGAGCGCTTCAACGTGACCCTGACCATCGGCGTGCACGGCATCCCGATGGGCGTGCCGCACACCCGGCCGCTGGGCCTCACCGCCCACGCGACCCGGCCGGAGCTCGTCACCCGTTCGAACATCTGGGACGGCGAGATGCGGCTGCCCGCGAGCGTGGCCAGCATGCTGCAGGTCCGCCTCGGTGAGGCCGGGCGTGACGCGATGGGCTTCGCCGTGCACGTGCCGCATTACCTCGCGGAGAACCGCTTCCCGGGTGCCGCGCTGGCGCTCGTACACGCGGTCTCGGCCGCGACCGGGCTGCTGCTGCCGAGCAAGGCGCTCCTCGACGAAGCTGCCGTCACCGGCCGGATGGTCGATGAGCAGGTCCAGGCCTCCGAGGACGCGACCGCCGTGGTGAGCGCCCTCGAGACCCAGTACGACGCTGCCGCCGGCTCCATCAGCCGTGGCAGCCTGCTCGCCGCCGAGTCGATCCCCTCCGGCGACGAGCTCGGTGCCGAGCTCGAGCAGTTCCTCGCCGACCTGAACCGCGACGACGAGGTCTGA
- a CDS encoding SigE family RNA polymerase sigma factor produces MADDGFHEFVIAASPRLLGSARLISRDWHTAEDLVQETLIRVCLRWSTIADHGNATAYAYRTLVRLTRRSGRRLYLSRERPTGGHWELDQVTSAMFRASDDSDGLSDVEAQLARLPSRQRQTIVLRYFADLSVEMTAEVMQCSAGTVKSQTAKGLAVLRERLTTNSQLAPRTGPPR; encoded by the coding sequence ATGGCTGACGACGGGTTCCACGAGTTCGTTATCGCGGCCTCGCCCAGGCTGCTGGGCTCGGCGCGCCTCATCTCCCGGGACTGGCACACGGCAGAAGATCTAGTCCAGGAAACGCTGATCCGCGTCTGCCTGCGCTGGTCCACTATCGCCGATCACGGTAACGCCACGGCATACGCGTACCGAACGCTTGTGCGACTGACTCGACGTTCCGGCCGTCGGCTATATCTCTCACGCGAGCGTCCGACCGGCGGGCATTGGGAACTGGACCAAGTCACTTCAGCGATGTTCCGCGCTTCGGACGACTCGGATGGTTTGTCCGATGTGGAAGCGCAACTCGCCCGGCTTCCGAGCAGGCAACGACAAACGATAGTCCTGCGCTACTTCGCCGACCTCAGTGTCGAAATGACAGCCGAGGTCATGCAGTGCAGCGCCGGCACCGTGAAGAGCCAGACAGCCAAAGGGCTGGCAGTGCTACGCGAACGGCTCACCACAAACAGTCAGCTAGCCCCACGAACGGGACCACCGAGATGA